From one Synechocystis sp. PCC 6803 substr. PCC-P genomic stretch:
- a CDS encoding MBL fold metallo-hydrolase, with product MKRRKFIRTAGAGLLAVAGVQIGDRLRPATAQASSGLQVEWLGHSAFLFSANGFRILANPFRAIGCTKGFRLPKVQADLVLISSQLWDEGAAENLPGNPRILFEPGSYDIGGIQFQGISAPHDRLGGRRFGQNVVWRWSQGGIRIVHMGGAASPITEEQKILLGSPDLALIPVGGGPKNYDAAEAKAAMAILNPRMVVPTQYATPAADRGNCDLQTLQPFLDLVEGMNVQRINGNSLSLRANNLPAEGTLIRIFSEQGLLV from the coding sequence ATGAAACGACGAAAATTTATTCGTACCGCTGGAGCCGGGTTGCTGGCCGTTGCTGGAGTCCAAATTGGCGATCGACTCAGACCAGCCACCGCCCAAGCTAGCTCTGGTTTACAGGTGGAGTGGTTGGGCCATAGCGCTTTCCTCTTTTCGGCTAACGGTTTCCGGATCTTGGCTAATCCTTTCCGGGCCATCGGTTGCACTAAGGGATTTCGTTTGCCCAAGGTGCAGGCAGATTTAGTCCTCATTAGCTCCCAACTGTGGGATGAAGGGGCAGCGGAGAATTTACCGGGAAACCCGAGAATTTTGTTTGAACCGGGCAGTTACGACATTGGCGGCATCCAATTCCAGGGCATCAGTGCGCCCCACGATCGCCTGGGAGGAAGAAGATTTGGCCAAAATGTGGTCTGGCGTTGGAGTCAGGGAGGAATTCGGATAGTACATATGGGGGGAGCCGCTTCTCCCATCACCGAAGAACAAAAAATCCTTTTGGGCAGCCCCGACCTAGCCCTAATTCCCGTGGGGGGCGGGCCCAAAAATTACGACGCCGCCGAAGCCAAGGCCGCCATGGCCATACTCAATCCCCGCATGGTAGTGCCCACCCAATACGCCACCCCCGCCGCTGACCGGGGCAACTGTGACCTCCAGACCCTGCAACCGTTTTTGGATTTGGTGGAAGGCATGAATGTCCAACGCATCAATGGCAATAGCCTTTCCCTCCGGGCCAATAATCTCCCGGCGGAAGGGACCCTAATCCGCATCTTCAGTGAACAAGGATTGTTGGTTTAG
- a CDS encoding DUF2301 domain-containing membrane protein, translating to MAENGLNCADSGATIMRESTSVNPTYQGQFGPFTVNDHDRREVILYRTGLALAAGGFSLGVALALAQPFQPLAVNFHLATACFWLMTGGLGLSLWTIHIYLAVLHRTLQIFWAIGTTAALYFSFAYPGILVTTVYDQPWTILGIGFTFAALTGIFFKEAFCFNRLETKFLTAIIPLLLLGHLAGILPLTVAKGGLVSASVLFLIFVARKVMQPLDPDIGDKSVFTYLAEQRKAAQSSL from the coding sequence ATGGCTGAAAATGGTCTGAACTGTGCTGATTCTGGAGCAACGATTATGCGAGAAAGTACCTCTGTTAACCCCACCTACCAAGGGCAATTTGGCCCCTTCACCGTCAATGACCACGATCGCCGGGAAGTAATTCTCTACCGCACGGGGCTAGCTTTGGCGGCCGGGGGATTTAGTTTGGGGGTGGCCCTAGCTTTAGCCCAACCTTTTCAGCCTTTGGCAGTTAACTTTCACCTAGCCACGGCTTGTTTTTGGCTGATGACCGGGGGTTTGGGGTTGAGTCTCTGGACCATTCACATTTACCTAGCGGTGCTCCACCGCACTTTGCAAATTTTTTGGGCGATCGGTACCACGGCGGCCCTCTATTTCAGTTTTGCCTACCCAGGGATTCTAGTGACTACAGTCTATGATCAACCCTGGACCATTCTTGGGATCGGCTTTACTTTTGCCGCCCTGACGGGAATTTTCTTCAAGGAAGCATTTTGTTTTAATCGTTTGGAAACTAAATTTCTAACCGCCATTATTCCGTTGTTACTGTTGGGACATTTGGCCGGAATATTGCCGTTGACCGTGGCCAAAGGGGGACTGGTCTCAGCCAGCGTTCTATTTCTCATCTTTGTGGCCAGAAAGGTAATGCAACCCCTTGACCCAGATATTGGCGATAAGTCCGTATTTACTTATCTAGCGGAGCAACGAAAAGCGGCCCAAAGTTCCCTTTAG